The Toxorhynchites rutilus septentrionalis strain SRP chromosome 3, ASM2978413v1, whole genome shotgun sequence genome includes a region encoding these proteins:
- the LOC129774439 gene encoding protein fem-1 homolog C-like, with protein sequence MSTISQISNDLIAECKAITDDRCFLSRDLTDRIGSLPLSIRTTVVDRQPEGECSPLFIACNQGNIRIIEYLITECGASSDQTSYHLCEDGLMRNITPLGNACAFGNLLLVKRLLKLGCDVDGPFEDGFTPLQIACLWNNLPLVQELIENGANLRKQSYDGTTCLMNAVQSVPVMSYLLNNGADVDVCNIYNRTALHCSIERRNFKSTCLLLQHGADPFVQSIDGDDALQTACIYGEIEIADFLMKHFQYSAERQADAYELIGSSLINRFSDRQLALKYWQKAHLIRSNGISYIQKRPQTPSRFAFRDAFEFTTSEELDEIAADDDASRMQSLLICDRILGIDHNETLRRLMRWGFECECDSNFEKCIDLWILALKGRIDKYSILRCETNETAQTIVRLMTKILEERDDDDDANIDDLTLFEGALTVFKMLASNVIETSHLLDVQPVHLLQQKNYDHTIQCLTHLIHVLLSTSFCEDDDELIENEVQELIQQNIRCSINKDTLLHLAVSSSNVLTRGYLRGDNSAPLIFPSLEVTELLIGCGADVNAYNETNCTPLLIASMDSNSDREVVETLVDHGARYNAIEYFLSVYI encoded by the coding sequence ATGTCAACCATAAGCCAGATCAGCAACGACTTGATAGCGGAATGCAAGGCAATAACAGATGATCGTTGTTTCCTGTCCCGCGATCTAACGGATCGGATTGGGAGCCTACCACTTAGTATCCGTACGACAGTGGTGGATAGACAACCGGAAGGGGAATGTTCACCTCTGTTCATCGCCTGCAACCAAGGGAACATCCGTATCATAGAATATTTAATAACAGAGTGCGGTGCCAGCAGCGACCAAACGAGTTACCACCTGTGTGAGGACGGACTGATGCGCAATATAACCCCCTTGGGTAATGCTTGTGCATTCGGAAATCTCCTGCTTGTAAAACGTCTGTTGAAGTTGGGCTGTGATGTTGATGGACCCTTCGAGGATGGATTCACTCCGCTACAAATAGCCTGTCTCTGGAATAACCTGCCATTAGTTCAGGAGTTGATTGAAAATGGAGCGAACTTACGGAAGCAGAGCTACGATGGTACAACATGTCTTATGAATGCAGTCCAGTCGGTGCCAGTAATGAGTTATCTGCTCAACAATGGAGCAGATGTCGATGTATGTAATATTTACAACAGAACCGCTCTTCACTGCAGTATCGAACGACGGAACTTCAAATCAACCTGTCTACTGTTGCAACACGGAGCCGATCCATTTGTTCAAAGCATCGACGGAGATGATGCTCTTCAGACTGCGTGCATCTATGGAGAAATTGAAATTGCTGATTTTCTCATGAAACACTTCCAATACTCGGCCGAAAGACAGGCTGATGCTTACGAACTCATCGGTTCCTCACTCATTAATAGATTTTCCGATAGACAACTGGCCTTGAAGTATTGGCAGAAAGCTCATCTCATTCGATCGAATGGGATTAGCTACATTCAAAAGAGACCACAAACTCCATCCAGATTTGCATTCCGAGACGCGTTTGAGTTTACTACGAGCGAAGAACTGGATGAAATCGCCGCGGATGATGACGCATCTCGGATGCAGAGTTTGCTGATTTGTGACAGGATTCTAGGAATAGATCACAATGAAACGTTGCGACGATTGATGCGATGGGGTTTCGAGTGCGAGTGTGACTCGAACTTTGAGAAGTGTATTGATCTGTGGATATTGGCGCTGAAGGGTCGAATTGATAAGTATTCAATTTTGCGTTGCGAGACCAATGAaacggcccaaaccatcgtaaGGCTGATGACGAAAATATTGGAAGAacgagatgatgatgatgatgctaaTATTGATGATTTGACACTATTTGAGGGTGCTTTAACTGTGTTCAAAATGTTGGCATCAAATGTCATTGAGACAAGCCATCTGTTGGATGTCCAACCGGTTCATTTGTTGCAGCAGAAAAACTATGATCATACCATTCAATGTCTAACGCATCTCATACATGTCCTACTCAGCACTTCCTTCTGCGAAGATGACGATGAATTGATTGAAAACGAAGTTCAGGAGTTGATCCAGCAGAACATAAGATGTTCGATAAACAAAGATACGCTGCTGCATCTCGCCGTTAGCAGTTCCAATGTGTTAACGAGAGGATATTTGAGGGGAGACAACAGTGCGCCGTTGATATTTCCCAGTTTAGAGGTGACGGAGCTGCTGATAGGATGTGGAGCAGATGTCAATGCATACAATGAAACGAATTGCACACCCCTTCTCATCGCTTCAATGGATTCCAACAGTGACAGGGAGGTCGTTGAAACTTTGGTCGACCATGGTGCCCGCTACAATGCGATTGAGTATTTTTTATCTGTTTATATTTGA